The proteins below are encoded in one region of Microbispora sp. NBC_01189:
- a CDS encoding AMP-binding protein: MRAPLSPDQERLWLLQKLDPRDASFGMYLVRRLRGPLDRDALEGAIADVVARHESLRTRFEEEDGVPWAVAEPAGSPPPVAWPAATDEEHAGRLVAERVNAPFDLADGVPLRVAVIGIGPLDHVLCVTMHHIIGDGWSLGILLDDLAECYTARLRGRAPELAPLPVHPSDYARWQRRRAERAVPYWQERLADPPPSDLPCGIGGIGGGDDGGAGHGAGGFQIVRVGPEVADRLDRLAREHRTTLFTVLMAAYQVLLHRHSGHDDVLVGTVVAGRDRVELEPLIGYLTQTVVLRGDLGGDPAFADLLRSTGREALTAMSRTSVPFERIGHPAQALMPTVLILHTQDVGPSRPFGDLSVGFFPDGFRQVKLGLYTEAWRDGGGITVSLGHDGSSGSPHEAEAVRRLAERFLLLLASAAAEPHRRISELRVWTDDDEADIHTMAGDGADVPGPAVPEMIAETVRRTPGAVAVACGETELTYGELDLRAARLAASLRASGVRPGDVVGVRLPRSAEAIVALLAVWRAGAAYLPFEPDEPDERMAFSLADAGATHVITTRTPPPGLVAVGPTVGGGGDAQGPTEQWHVGQGLTGQPEGEGEPDGPGETRPGDVAYVISTSGSTGRPKGVAVEHRAIAARIRWMRDAYGLTPGDRVVQFASLSFDTHLEEVFPALAAGATLVLLPGGAATLPDLLAAPGGERITVLDLPTAYWHHLVEEIDQIAWPPALRLVIIGGEQASGGAWTRWRRRFGDGVRLLNTYGPTEAAVIATWADLGAGPGAGPESGLESSRGSGLGSGLGSGSAAGPGAAPYGRPPIGRPVGATTVHLLDAAGAPVPKGAIGELVVGGAGVARGYLRRPALTAAAFVPDPAGPPGARRYRTGDRARWNQDGELEFLGRLDGQLKVRGFRIEPGEVEARLLDHPGVGQAFVTVHAEELVAYVTGTATGEELAAHLARTLPRHLVPTAWVGLDALPLTSRGKVDRAALPAPVRGPSAGHVPPSTDAELLVAEVWAELLGVASVGADDDFFALGGHSLLATRIAARLRRTTGVEVPVRTIFERRTVADLAAALEDLLVAELEGMSEEEAERLLSSADG, translated from the coding sequence ATGAGGGCGCCGCTCTCGCCGGACCAGGAACGGCTCTGGCTCCTGCAGAAGCTGGATCCGCGCGACGCCTCTTTCGGTATGTATCTCGTCCGCCGGCTGCGCGGCCCCCTCGACCGGGACGCCCTCGAAGGGGCGATCGCCGACGTGGTGGCCCGGCACGAGAGCCTGCGCACCCGGTTCGAGGAGGAGGACGGCGTCCCCTGGGCGGTCGCGGAGCCGGCCGGCTCCCCGCCGCCGGTGGCGTGGCCGGCCGCGACGGACGAGGAGCACGCCGGGCGGCTCGTCGCCGAGCGGGTCAACGCGCCGTTCGACCTCGCGGACGGCGTGCCGCTGCGCGTGGCGGTGATCGGGATCGGGCCGCTGGACCACGTCCTGTGCGTCACGATGCACCACATCATCGGCGACGGCTGGTCGCTGGGGATCCTCCTCGACGACCTGGCGGAGTGCTACACCGCGCGGCTGCGCGGCCGCGCGCCGGAACTGGCGCCGCTGCCGGTCCACCCATCCGACTACGCCCGCTGGCAGCGCCGCCGCGCCGAGCGCGCGGTGCCGTACTGGCAGGAGCGGCTGGCCGATCCGCCGCCGTCCGATCTGCCCTGTGGCATCGGCGGCATCGGCGGCGGGGACGACGGCGGCGCGGGCCACGGGGCGGGCGGGTTCCAGATCGTCCGGGTCGGCCCGGAGGTCGCGGACCGGCTCGACCGGCTCGCCCGCGAGCACCGGACCACCCTGTTCACCGTGCTCATGGCGGCCTACCAGGTCCTCCTGCACCGCCACTCCGGCCACGACGACGTCCTCGTCGGGACGGTCGTCGCCGGGCGCGACCGGGTCGAGCTGGAGCCGCTGATCGGCTACCTCACGCAGACCGTCGTGCTGCGCGGCGACCTCGGCGGCGATCCCGCGTTCGCCGACCTGCTGCGGAGCACCGGGCGCGAGGCGCTGACGGCGATGAGCAGGACGTCGGTGCCGTTCGAGCGGATCGGGCACCCCGCCCAGGCGCTGATGCCGACCGTGCTCATCCTGCACACCCAGGATGTGGGCCCCTCCCGGCCCTTCGGGGACCTGTCCGTCGGCTTCTTCCCCGACGGCTTCCGGCAGGTGAAGCTCGGCCTCTACACCGAGGCGTGGCGGGACGGCGGCGGGATCACCGTATCGCTCGGTCACGACGGGTCCAGCGGGTCCCCGCACGAGGCGGAGGCCGTCCGGCGGCTCGCCGAGCGCTTCCTGCTCCTGCTCGCCTCGGCCGCGGCCGAGCCGCACCGCCGGATCTCCGAGCTGCGCGTCTGGACCGACGACGACGAGGCCGACATCCACACGATGGCCGGCGACGGCGCGGACGTTCCCGGGCCGGCGGTCCCCGAGATGATCGCCGAGACCGTCCGCCGCACGCCCGGCGCCGTCGCGGTGGCCTGCGGGGAGACCGAGCTCACGTACGGCGAGCTGGACCTGCGGGCGGCCCGGCTCGCCGCGTCGCTGCGCGCGTCCGGCGTCCGCCCCGGCGACGTCGTCGGCGTCCGCCTGCCCCGATCGGCCGAGGCGATCGTCGCGCTGCTCGCCGTCTGGCGGGCCGGTGCGGCCTACCTGCCGTTCGAGCCGGACGAGCCGGACGAGCGGATGGCCTTCTCGCTCGCGGACGCCGGGGCCACGCATGTGATCACGACCCGTACGCCGCCCCCCGGGCTCGTCGCCGTCGGCCCGACCGTCGGCGGGGGAGGGGACGCACAGGGGCCCACCGAGCAGTGGCACGTCGGGCAGGGGCTCACCGGGCAACCGGAGGGCGAAGGGGAGCCGGACGGGCCGGGTGAGACCCGGCCGGGAGACGTCGCCTACGTCATCTCCACCTCCGGCTCCACCGGCCGCCCCAAGGGCGTCGCGGTCGAGCACCGCGCCATCGCGGCCCGCATCCGGTGGATGCGCGACGCGTACGGCCTGACGCCCGGCGACCGTGTCGTCCAGTTCGCGTCGCTGAGCTTCGACACCCACCTCGAAGAGGTGTTCCCCGCGCTCGCCGCGGGAGCGACCCTGGTGCTGCTCCCCGGCGGGGCGGCGACGCTACCCGACCTGCTGGCCGCGCCGGGCGGGGAGCGGATCACGGTGCTCGACCTGCCCACCGCCTACTGGCACCATCTGGTCGAGGAGATCGACCAGATCGCCTGGCCGCCCGCGCTGCGCCTGGTGATCATCGGCGGCGAGCAGGCGTCCGGCGGTGCCTGGACGCGCTGGCGGCGCCGGTTCGGCGACGGCGTCCGCCTGCTGAACACCTACGGCCCGACCGAGGCCGCGGTCATCGCGACCTGGGCCGACCTCGGTGCCGGTCCTGGGGCCGGCCCTGAGTCCGGCCTTGAGTCCAGCCGGGGGTCCGGTCTGGGGTCGGGCCTGGGGAGCGGTTCCGCGGCGGGCCCCGGCGCGGCGCCGTACGGCAGGCCGCCGATCGGCCGGCCCGTCGGCGCGACGACGGTCCACCTGCTCGACGCCGCCGGAGCCCCGGTCCCGAAGGGCGCGATCGGCGAACTGGTCGTCGGCGGAGCCGGCGTGGCCCGCGGCTACCTGCGCCGCCCCGCGCTCACGGCCGCCGCCTTCGTCCCCGACCCCGCCGGGCCGCCGGGAGCGCGGCGGTACCGCACCGGGGACCGGGCGCGCTGGAACCAGGACGGCGAGCTGGAGTTCCTGGGCCGGCTCGACGGGCAGCTCAAGGTGCGCGGCTTCCGGATCGAGCCGGGCGAGGTCGAGGCGCGCCTGCTCGACCACCCGGGGGTCGGCCAGGCGTTCGTGACGGTCCACGCCGAGGAACTCGTGGCGTACGTGACGGGGACCGCGACCGGGGAGGAGCTCGCCGCGCACCTCGCGCGGACCCTGCCCCGGCATCTCGTCCCGACCGCCTGGGTCGGTCTCGACGCGCTGCCGCTCACCAGCCGCGGCAAGGTGGACCGCGCGGCGCTGCCCGCGCCGGTCCGGGGGCCGTCGGCCGGGCACGTCCCGCCGAGCACGGACGCGGAGCTGCTGGTGGCCGAGGTCTGGGCCGAGCTGCTCGGCGTCGCCTCCGTCGGCGCCGACGACGACTTCTTCGCCCTCGGCGGGCACTCGCTGCTCGCGACGCGGATCGCGGCCCGGCTGCGCCGTACGACCGGGGTGGAGGTGCCGGTCCGGACCATCTTCGAGCGGCGCACCGTGGCCGACCTGGCGGCCGCGCTGGAGGACCTGCTGGTCGCCGAGCTGGAGGGCATGTCGGAGGAGGAGGCCGAGCGCCTGCTCTCGTCCGCCGACGGCTGA
- a CDS encoding condensation domain-containing protein, with product MTGSPPAAQAPGLTALPPRTVEFRGARGGQAALTWGQQGIWRSTQWLDDGDPYFNLAWTLPVTGAADLDAVLRAVGRLVERHETLRTAYVREGAGEGTVQRVWREGRITVGVYEAAAKPMTAAKALAAELAATGFDYAAELPVRCAVVCLRGRPRALALALSHLALDGWSLNMVAAEWPRLVAGEDLPVPEWQPLDQAAFERSDPPPGAQALRHWRNGLASAPRSMFDFPEREPEEPRFVRYGMDSPAAAVAAEALAARHGVTTSSVLTVASAALLAAVTGHSTAALQLIVSNRHHLRTGAMAGPAAQDGLCVIDLGSGDLRNGDPGRGDLGAGTFAEALGPGHRRTLATYRNGHYDPSLVLAARDAEAWHRGADIDLDAFFNDVRQGGRWSGLPDVDPGDAGALAALRGRTRTFFVGAYSKVKAKIFFATGPAPSTCEFFVLVDTAFLPGRVAERMLGGLEELLVRAVSADVPLDRIAEVAGLDPVRRPAGWTRIGPDWVSLPETEALLRRVCGTGPAAVVVEPGDDGAARLTGYLVARPGLDTPDAVHAAVMRAAAGRTGVLAPRHYVLCPAPPAGPSGWPDRPRLTEGGGRVPSSAITALGR from the coding sequence GTGACCGGCAGCCCGCCGGCGGCGCAGGCGCCCGGCCTCACCGCGCTGCCGCCCCGCACCGTGGAGTTCCGCGGCGCGCGGGGCGGGCAGGCCGCGCTGACCTGGGGGCAGCAGGGCATCTGGCGTTCCACCCAGTGGCTGGACGACGGCGATCCCTACTTCAACCTGGCCTGGACCCTGCCGGTGACCGGCGCCGCCGACCTGGACGCCGTGCTGCGCGCCGTCGGACGCCTCGTCGAGCGGCACGAGACGCTGCGCACGGCGTACGTCCGGGAGGGCGCCGGGGAGGGGACCGTCCAGCGGGTGTGGCGGGAAGGCCGGATCACCGTGGGCGTGTACGAGGCGGCGGCGAAGCCGATGACCGCGGCCAAGGCGCTGGCCGCCGAACTGGCCGCGACAGGGTTCGACTACGCCGCGGAGCTGCCGGTCCGGTGCGCGGTGGTCTGCCTGAGGGGCCGGCCGCGCGCGCTGGCGCTCGCGCTGTCCCACCTCGCGCTCGACGGCTGGTCGCTGAACATGGTGGCCGCGGAGTGGCCGCGGCTCGTCGCCGGGGAGGACCTGCCCGTCCCGGAGTGGCAGCCGCTCGACCAGGCCGCCTTCGAGCGGTCGGACCCGCCGCCCGGCGCGCAGGCGCTGCGTCACTGGCGGAACGGCCTGGCGTCCGCGCCGCGCTCGATGTTCGACTTCCCCGAGCGGGAGCCGGAGGAGCCGCGTTTCGTCCGCTACGGGATGGACTCCCCGGCGGCGGCCGTCGCCGCCGAGGCGCTGGCCGCCCGGCACGGCGTGACGACCTCCAGCGTGCTCACGGTCGCGAGCGCCGCCCTGCTGGCCGCCGTCACCGGGCACTCCACCGCCGCGCTGCAGCTCATCGTGTCGAACCGGCACCACCTCCGTACGGGGGCGATGGCCGGGCCGGCCGCGCAGGACGGGCTCTGCGTCATCGACCTGGGCTCCGGTGACCTGCGCAACGGGGATCCGGGGCGCGGTGATCTGGGGGCCGGCACCTTCGCCGAGGCGCTGGGGCCGGGGCACCGCAGGACCCTGGCGACCTACCGGAACGGGCACTACGACCCCTCGCTCGTGCTCGCCGCCCGGGACGCCGAGGCGTGGCACCGCGGCGCCGACATCGACCTGGACGCGTTCTTCAACGATGTCCGGCAGGGCGGCCGCTGGTCGGGCCTGCCGGACGTCGATCCCGGTGACGCCGGGGCGCTGGCCGCGCTGCGGGGCCGGACCAGGACGTTCTTCGTCGGCGCCTACTCGAAGGTCAAGGCGAAGATCTTCTTCGCCACCGGCCCGGCCCCGTCCACCTGCGAGTTCTTCGTGCTGGTGGACACGGCGTTCCTGCCCGGGCGGGTCGCCGAGCGGATGCTCGGCGGCCTGGAGGAGCTGCTGGTCCGGGCGGTCTCGGCGGACGTGCCGCTGGACCGGATCGCGGAGGTCGCCGGCCTCGACCCGGTGCGGCGTCCGGCCGGATGGACGCGGATCGGCCCCGACTGGGTGAGCCTGCCGGAGACCGAGGCGCTGCTGCGCCGGGTCTGCGGCACCGGTCCGGCCGCGGTCGTGGTGGAGCCCGGCGACGACGGGGCGGCCCGGCTGACCGGCTATCTCGTGGCGCGTCCCGGGCTGGACACGCCCGACGCCGTCCACGCCGCCGTGATGCGGGCCGCGGCCGGTCGCACCGGCGTGCTCGCCCCCCGGCACTACGTGCTGTGCCCGGCGCCGCCGGCCGGCCCCTCCGGCTGGCCGGACCGCCCCCGCCTGACCGAGGGCGGCGGCCGGGTCCCCTCTTCCGCAATAACTGCTTTGGGAAGGTGA
- a CDS encoding condensation domain-containing protein has translation MTGPTTGRVSGAERRAALIEKLAGLPPERRAALLRSLGGAAADPGGQEWPLSPGQERLWFLSRFDPADTSYNTPWSVRLRGRLDTAALAAAFTRVTERHEVLRTRFRLRGDAPVQVVLPPAPTPVEELAISGEALREFAERPFDLENEPPLRVGVAWRGEDEVVLCIVLHHIVVDGWSLDVLMRELAECYAATREGREPVLAELPMQYSSYAVQERRRDHTAGVEHWAGRLAGAPALDLPPDHPRPSRWSGRGGREELLLPPEEVTPLERVARKRRCTSFMALVAAYQATLALASGQSDFCVGVPASRRTRSELAPLIGYFGNTLVLRADLSGDPAFHELLDRVRETTLAGMRHADVPFEHILAALRVPRDVGRPPLCQAMFNLHSDLPKDDLLGTRFADLDAEVHTIPPSHTKSEVSLDLWRGPEGLGGVFDYSADLFTPATARRLVRGFAEVVRRAGADPETRLSALSGAFSK, from the coding sequence ATGACCGGGCCGACGACTGGGCGGGTGAGCGGCGCCGAGCGCCGCGCGGCGCTGATCGAGAAGCTGGCCGGGCTGCCCCCCGAGCGCCGGGCGGCGCTGCTGCGCTCCCTCGGGGGCGCGGCGGCGGACCCCGGCGGGCAGGAGTGGCCGCTGTCGCCGGGACAGGAGCGCCTGTGGTTTCTCAGCCGCTTCGACCCCGCCGACACAAGCTACAACACGCCCTGGTCCGTACGGCTGCGCGGGCGGCTCGACACGGCCGCGCTGGCCGCGGCGTTCACCCGGGTCACCGAGCGGCACGAGGTGCTGCGGACCCGCTTCCGGCTGCGCGGGGACGCCCCCGTGCAGGTGGTGCTGCCACCCGCGCCGACGCCGGTGGAGGAGCTCGCGATCTCCGGCGAGGCGTTGCGCGAGTTCGCCGAGCGCCCGTTCGACCTGGAGAACGAACCTCCCCTGCGGGTCGGCGTGGCCTGGCGGGGAGAGGACGAGGTGGTGCTGTGCATCGTCCTGCACCACATCGTGGTGGACGGCTGGTCGCTCGACGTGCTCATGCGCGAGCTCGCCGAGTGTTACGCGGCGACGCGCGAGGGGCGTGAGCCCGTCCTGGCGGAGCTGCCGATGCAGTACTCCTCCTACGCCGTGCAGGAGAGACGGCGGGACCACACGGCGGGCGTGGAGCACTGGGCGGGCCGCCTGGCCGGCGCCCCCGCACTCGACCTGCCACCTGATCATCCCCGGCCGTCCCGGTGGTCGGGGCGCGGCGGGCGCGAGGAGCTGCTGCTGCCGCCGGAGGAGGTCACGCCGCTGGAGCGGGTGGCCAGGAAACGGCGCTGCACGTCATTCATGGCCCTGGTCGCCGCCTACCAGGCGACCCTGGCCCTGGCGTCCGGCCAGTCCGACTTCTGCGTCGGCGTCCCGGCGTCCCGCCGGACCCGCAGCGAGCTCGCCCCGCTGATCGGCTACTTCGGCAACACGCTGGTGCTGCGGGCCGACCTGTCCGGCGATCCGGCGTTCCACGAGCTGCTGGACCGCGTGCGGGAGACGACCCTGGCCGGGATGCGGCACGCGGACGTGCCGTTCGAGCACATCCTGGCCGCGCTGCGCGTGCCCCGCGACGTCGGCCGGCCGCCGCTGTGCCAGGCCATGTTCAACCTGCACAGCGACCTGCCCAAGGACGACCTGCTGGGGACCCGGTTCGCCGACCTCGACGCCGAGGTCCACACGATCCCGCCCAGCCACACCAAGTCCGAGGTCTCGCTCGACCTGTGGCGCGGACCGGAGGGGCTGGGCGGCGTCTTCGACTACAGCGCCGACCTGTTCACGCCCGCGACCGCGCGCCGCCTCGTCCGCGGTTTCGCCGAGGTCGTACGGCGGGCCGGCGCCGACCCGGAGACCCGTCTGTCCGCGCTGAGCGGCGCGTTCTCGAAGTGA
- a CDS encoding non-ribosomal peptide synthetase — protein sequence MSDAVSGGPAAPGAGRPGTDAATALALIRRWRDESPGAVAVSGDGGVLTYRELLDRADRLAALLRARGVGPEVPVGLCLERCPGMVVALLAVWRAGGAYVPLDPAFPEDRLRHMREDAGIRLVLAGKGVGSALLDGVPDVVELAWDGVPVAGEGQDGDGTGDGTGDGAGPVGDLAYLMYTSGSTGRPKGVAVPHSAVVNLLESFASLLELGPRDAWLAVTTLSFDISVLELLLPLTRGARVVVASAHETTDGRALRSRAVTDAVTIMQATPASWRILIESGGVPANIATRLCGGEALPRDLADALLADGARLWNVYGPTETTVWSTAGRVALVDEGGSPAPIDLGEPIGRTTVHILGPDGRPVPPGEAGELHIGGAGLARGYRGMPGQTADRFRPDPFSAVPGARLYATGDLAALENGRLRYLGRADQQVKVRGFRIELGEIETVLRAAPEVAGAAVGVHAGHDGLARLVAYVVRASGETASGEAARETAGEISPETPSGAGEADLWASLRDRLRLSVPEYMVPARLVVLDALPLTPNGKLDRAALPAPEWTRAGSRPYRPPSTPLEEDLAALWGEVLGIAEPVGVDDDFFELGGHSLTATQIIARIQARFAIGVPIVELFENPTVAGLAAAMDRLDDDDLDLAEIAALRDELDGLSAEDLAAVLDGMSDR from the coding sequence GTGAGTGACGCGGTGAGCGGCGGGCCGGCGGCCCCGGGTGCCGGGCGGCCGGGAACGGACGCCGCGACGGCGCTCGCGCTGATCCGCCGGTGGCGTGACGAGAGCCCCGGCGCGGTCGCCGTGAGCGGCGACGGCGGCGTGCTGACATACCGGGAGCTGCTCGACCGGGCCGACCGGCTGGCGGCGCTGCTGCGCGCCCGCGGCGTCGGGCCGGAAGTGCCGGTGGGCCTGTGCCTGGAGCGGTGCCCCGGCATGGTCGTGGCGCTGCTCGCCGTCTGGCGGGCCGGCGGCGCGTACGTGCCGCTCGACCCGGCGTTCCCGGAGGACCGGCTCCGCCACATGCGGGAGGACGCGGGCATCCGGCTGGTGCTGGCCGGCAAGGGCGTCGGCTCCGCGCTGCTCGACGGCGTCCCGGACGTCGTCGAGCTGGCGTGGGACGGCGTACCGGTCGCGGGCGAGGGGCAGGACGGCGACGGCACTGGTGACGGCACTGGTGACGGTGCGGGGCCGGTGGGGGATCTCGCCTACCTCATGTACACCTCCGGCTCCACCGGCCGGCCCAAGGGGGTCGCGGTCCCGCACAGCGCGGTGGTCAACCTGCTGGAGTCCTTCGCCTCCCTGCTGGAGCTCGGCCCGCGCGACGCCTGGCTCGCGGTCACCACGCTGTCGTTCGACATCTCCGTGCTGGAGCTGCTCCTGCCGCTGACCCGCGGCGCCCGTGTCGTGGTCGCGTCCGCGCACGAGACGACGGACGGCCGGGCCCTGCGGTCGCGGGCCGTGACCGACGCCGTCACGATCATGCAGGCGACCCCGGCGAGCTGGCGCATCCTGATCGAGTCCGGCGGAGTCCCCGCGAACATCGCGACCCGGCTGTGCGGGGGAGAGGCGCTGCCCCGCGACCTCGCCGACGCCCTCCTCGCCGACGGTGCCCGCCTCTGGAACGTGTACGGCCCCACCGAGACGACGGTCTGGTCCACGGCCGGGCGGGTCGCCCTGGTCGACGAGGGAGGGTCGCCCGCCCCCATCGACCTGGGCGAGCCGATCGGCAGGACGACCGTGCACATCCTCGGGCCCGACGGGCGTCCGGTGCCGCCCGGCGAGGCCGGGGAGCTGCACATCGGCGGCGCCGGCCTGGCCAGGGGATATCGCGGCATGCCGGGCCAGACGGCGGACCGGTTCCGGCCCGACCCGTTCTCCGCGGTTCCCGGGGCCCGCCTGTACGCCACGGGCGACCTGGCCGCGCTGGAGAACGGCAGGCTGCGCTATCTCGGCCGGGCCGACCAGCAGGTGAAGGTGCGCGGCTTCCGGATCGAGCTCGGCGAGATCGAGACCGTGCTGCGGGCCGCGCCGGAGGTGGCCGGCGCGGCGGTCGGCGTCCACGCCGGCCACGACGGGCTGGCCCGCCTGGTGGCCTACGTCGTGCGCGCCAGCGGAGAGACCGCCAGCGGAGAGGCTGCCCGGGAGACCGCCGGGGAGATTTCCCCGGAGACGCCCTCGGGGGCCGGGGAGGCGGATCTGTGGGCCTCCCTGCGGGACCGGCTGCGCCTCAGCGTCCCCGAATACATGGTGCCGGCGCGTCTCGTTGTGCTGGACGCCCTGCCGCTCACCCCCAACGGGAAGCTCGACCGCGCCGCCCTGCCCGCGCCCGAGTGGACCCGCGCCGGGAGCCGGCCGTACCGGCCGCCGTCCACGCCGCTGGAGGAGGATCTCGCGGCGCTGTGGGGAGAGGTGCTCGGGATCGCGGAGCCGGTCGGCGTCGACGACGACTTCTTCGAGCTGGGCGGCCACTCGCTGACCGCCACCCAGATCATCGCCAGGATCCAGGCGCGGTTCGCGATCGGTGTGCCGATCGTCGAGCTGTTCGAGAACCCCACGGTGGCCGGCCTGGCGGCGGCGATGGACCGGCTCGACGACGACGACCTGGACCTCGCCGAGATCGCCGCGCTCCGCGACGAACTCGACGGCCTCAGCGCCGAGGACCTCGCGGCGGTGCTCGACGGGATGTCGGACCGATGA
- a CDS encoding MbtH family protein has product MTESPMLVVVNDEEQYSVWWSDREPPAGWRPTGFTGTRQECLDHIETVWTDMRPLSVRGG; this is encoded by the coding sequence ATGACCGAGTCCCCGATGCTCGTGGTCGTCAACGACGAGGAGCAGTATTCGGTGTGGTGGAGCGACCGCGAGCCGCCCGCCGGGTGGCGGCCCACCGGCTTCACCGGCACCCGGCAGGAATGCCTGGACCACATCGAGACGGTGTGGACCGACATGCGCCCGCTGAGCGTACGCGGCGGATGA
- a CDS encoding condensation domain-containing protein — MSPTLTGEGEQSSLAQHGMWVTERMGCGGQVYHMPLAIRFDGPLDADRLLAACHDVVRAHPQLAAALAERDAVLRPAPAAVPPPIGFEDATGRGAGELVDREASLDLDLETGPTARFRLFRLAPERHLLVVVAHHAVFDGMSKDLLVRGLADAYAGRPLPALPLTYGEAVERENTRVAELLDEAAAFWRDRWQDRQDLRLPGLTGVSTRAAAGEAVDFALPAGLAVAADKMGVTRFELVLTAVHTLLAAYGNEDAAVSVDLSTRTEETRDLIGLFVNELPVRAGAPGGTFAEFAGSVRGELRAVYRFRQVPLARAVGGVSPRTALTPVSVSYRGRDGSAPEFPGVAASVDWMSFNHQVRGTLHLQVVDAPDGSTARLQFNPAILSRSGCESLVGHLLDLLEAVATAPDTDLSHLPLPAPVESSSVRTEARRSEAEPAAVPRAGEAGATPYLAEVAEIWSEVFKRPGIGPDEDLFDLGGHSLTIVEIIAKVRERMDVELSFDLFFDEPTIAGVAAEVALLREEAC, encoded by the coding sequence ATGTCACCGACGCTCACGGGCGAGGGGGAGCAGTCGTCCCTCGCGCAGCACGGCATGTGGGTAACGGAGCGGATGGGCTGCGGCGGTCAGGTGTACCACATGCCGCTCGCGATCCGGTTCGACGGCCCTCTCGACGCGGACCGGCTGCTGGCCGCCTGCCACGACGTGGTCCGCGCGCATCCCCAGCTGGCCGCGGCGCTGGCCGAGCGGGACGCCGTGCTGCGCCCCGCCCCGGCCGCCGTGCCGCCGCCGATCGGGTTCGAGGACGCCACCGGGCGCGGGGCCGGTGAACTGGTCGACCGCGAGGCGTCCCTCGACCTGGACCTGGAGACCGGCCCGACGGCCCGGTTCAGGCTCTTCCGGCTCGCGCCGGAGCGGCACCTCCTGGTCGTCGTCGCCCACCACGCGGTCTTCGACGGCATGTCCAAGGACCTCCTGGTGCGCGGCCTGGCCGACGCCTACGCCGGGCGGCCGCTGCCGGCCCTTCCCCTGACGTACGGCGAGGCCGTCGAGCGGGAGAACACCCGGGTGGCCGAGCTGCTCGACGAGGCCGCCGCGTTCTGGCGGGACCGCTGGCAGGACCGGCAGGACCTGCGGCTCCCCGGGCTCACGGGCGTCTCCACCCGGGCCGCCGCGGGCGAGGCCGTCGACTTCGCCCTTCCCGCCGGGCTCGCCGTCGCCGCAGACAAGATGGGCGTCACCCGGTTCGAGCTGGTGCTCACCGCCGTCCACACCCTGCTCGCCGCGTACGGCAACGAGGACGCGGCGGTGTCGGTGGACCTGTCGACCAGGACCGAGGAGACGCGGGACCTCATCGGCCTCTTCGTGAACGAGCTGCCGGTGCGGGCCGGCGCCCCGGGAGGGACGTTCGCCGAGTTCGCCGGGTCGGTGCGCGGCGAGCTGCGGGCCGTCTACCGGTTCCGGCAGGTGCCGCTCGCCCGCGCGGTCGGGGGCGTGAGCCCGCGCACCGCGCTGACGCCGGTCTCGGTCAGCTACCGCGGGCGCGACGGGAGCGCGCCGGAGTTCCCCGGGGTGGCGGCGTCGGTCGACTGGATGTCGTTCAACCACCAGGTGCGCGGCACGCTGCACCTGCAGGTGGTCGACGCCCCGGACGGCAGCACGGCCCGGCTGCAGTTCAACCCGGCGATCCTCAGCCGCTCCGGCTGCGAGTCCCTCGTGGGGCACCTGCTCGACCTTCTGGAGGCGGTGGCCACCGCCCCCGACACCGACCTCTCCCACCTGCCGCTGCCGGCTCCGGTCGAGTCCTCCTCCGTACGGACGGAGGCGAGGCGGAGTGAAGCGGAACCGGCCGCGGTGCCGCGCGCCGGGGAGGCAGGCGCCACGCCCTACCTGGCGGAGGTCGCGGAGATCTGGAGCGAGGTGTTCAAACGGCCCGGCATCGGGCCGGACGAGGACCTCTTCGACCTCGGCGGGCACTCGCTGACGATCGTCGAGATCATCGCGAAGGTGCGCGAGCGGATGGACGTGGAGCTGTCCTTCGACCTGTTCTTCGACGAGCCGACGATCGCGGGGGTGGCTGCGGAGGTCGCCCTCCTCCGGGAGGAGGCATGCTGA
- a CDS encoding phosphopantetheine-binding protein: protein MLRERLAELVSKASGGDLAAADVLAADCSLPALGLNSLAYLRLIDMVETEFGCDVDLDGGYLDTLDGLSGHIAAHTGGDGDADGHGDTGGQRR, encoded by the coding sequence ATGCTGAGGGAGCGCCTCGCCGAGTTGGTGTCCAAGGCGAGCGGCGGGGACCTGGCCGCCGCCGACGTGCTGGCGGCCGACTGCAGCCTGCCCGCGCTCGGCCTCAACTCGCTCGCCTACCTCCGGCTGATCGACATGGTCGAGACCGAGTTCGGCTGCGACGTCGACCTGGACGGCGGCTACCTCGACACACTCGACGGCCTGTCCGGGCACATCGCCGCGCACACCGGCGGCGACGGTGACGCGGACGGTCACGGAGACACCGGCGGGCAGCGGAGGTGA